A stretch of Rhinopithecus roxellana isolate Shanxi Qingling chromosome 12, ASM756505v1, whole genome shotgun sequence DNA encodes these proteins:
- the ZNF112 gene encoding zinc finger protein 112, with protein MVTFKDVAVVFTEEELGLLDSAQRKLYRDVMLENFRNLLLVAHQPFKPDLISQLEREEKLLMVEMETPKDGCSGRKNQQKMESIQEVTVSYLSPKELSSCQTWQESAGGLIRCQDFLRVFQGRNSQLQEQGDSLCQVWAGIPVQISEDENYILTHMGNGSNYMKSQECPSWRAHHSWRKMYLKESCNYQCRCQQISMKSNFCKCDSVSWVSHHNDKLEVHRKENYSCHDCGEDIVKVSLFNQDSIQTEEKPYPCTGYRKAFNNDSSSEVHQQFHLEGKPYTYSSCGKGCSYSSLLHIHQNIQREDDIENSHLKSYQRVHTGEKPCKCSEYGGNFSHYSPLNTYELIHTGEMSYRRNIYEKAFSHSLDLNSIFRVHTRDEPHEYEENENVSNQSSCLQVHQKIHTEEKLYTDVEYGKSFICSSNLDIQRRVHMEENSYNSAECGNGFSLASHFRDLQIVHTEEQPYKRYVCGNSFSHNLYLQGHPKIHIGEKPHKECGNGFNWSSKLKDHQRVHTGQKPYKCNICGKGFNHRSVLNVHQRVHTGEKPYKCEECDKGFSRSSYLQAHQRVHTGEKPYKCEECGKGFSRNSYLQGHQRVHTGEKPYKCEECGKGFSRSSHLQGHQRVHTGEKPFKCEECGKGFSWSFNLQIHQRVHTGEKPYKCEECGKGFSKASTLLAHQRVHTGEKPYQCDECGKSFSQRSYLQSHQSVHSGERPYICEVCGKGFSQRAYLQGHQRVHTRVKPYKCEMCGKGFSQSSRLEAHRRVHTGGKPYKCEVCTKGFSESSRLQAHQRVHAEGRPYKCEQCGKGFSGYSSLQAHHRVHTGEKPYKCEVCGKGFSQRSNLQAHQRVHTGEKPYKCDACGKGFRWSSGLLIHQRVHSSDKFYRSEDFGKDYPSSENLHRNEDSVLF; from the exons CACATCAGCCCTTCAAGCCAGACCTAATATCCCAgttggagagagaagaaaagcttTTGATGGTGGAGATGGAAACCCCAAAAGATGGGTGTTCAG GAAGGAAGAATCAACAAAAGATGGAGAGTATTCAGGAAGTAACAGTAAGCTACCTTTCCCCCAAAGAGCTTTCCTCCTGTCAGACCTGGCAAGAAAGTGCAGGTGGGTTAATCAGGTGTCAAGATTTCCTGAGAGTTTTTCAAGGGAGGAATTCTCAGTTGCAAGAACAAGGTGATTCCCTCTGCCAGGTTTGGGCAGGAATACCGGTTCAGATTTCTGAAGATGAGAACTATATATTGACTCACATGGGGAATGGCTCCAATTATATGAAAAGTCAAGAGTGTCCATCTTGGAGGGCACATCATTCTTGGAGAAAAATGTATCTGAAAGAGTCATGTAACTATCAGTGTAGATGTCAGCAAATTTCTATGAAAAGTAATTTCTGTAAGTGTGACAGCGTCAGTTGGGTCTCACATCACAATGATAAACTGGAagtacacagaaaagaaaactacagctgCCATGACTGTGGAGAAGATATCGTGAAGGTGTCGTTATTTAATCAGGATTCAATTCAAACAGAGGAGAAGCCCTATCCATGTACTGGGTATAGAAAAGCCTTCAATAATGACTCCAGCTCTGAAGTTCATCAGCAGTTCCACTTGGAAGGGAAGCCCTATACATACAGTTCATGTGGAAAGGGCTGTAGTTATAGTTCACTTCTTCACATTCATCAAAATATTCAGAGAGAAGATGATATTGAGAATTCACATCTGAAATCCTATCAGAGAGTGCACACAGGGGAGAAACCATGCAAATGTAGTGAGTATGGTGGGAATTTCAGTCACTATTCCCCTCTTAACACCTATGAACTTATCCACACAGGTGAGATGTCCTATAGGCGCAACATTTATGAGAAAGCCTTCAGTCATAGCTTAGACCTTAATAGTATTTTTAGGGTCCATACTAGGGATGAACCCCATGaatatgaggaaaatgagaatgtCTCTAATCAGAGTTCATGTCTTCAAGTCCATCAAAAAAtccacactgaagagaaactatACACAGATGTAGAGTATGGAAAGAGTTTCATTTGTAGTTCAAATCTTGACATTCAGCGTAGGGTTCATATGGAAGAGAATTCCTACAATTCTGCGGAGTGTGGTAATGGCTTCAGTCTGGCCTCACATTTTCGAGACCTTCAGATAGTCCACACTGAGGAACAACCATATAAACGCTATGTGTGTGGTAACAGCTTCAGCCATAATTTGTATCTTCAAGGTCATCCAAAAATTCACATTGGAGAGAAACCGCACAAGGAGTGTGGGAATGGCTTCAACTGGAGCTCAAAACTTAAAGATCATCAGAGAGTCCACACTGGACAGAAGCCATACAAATGCAATATATGCGGCAAAGGTTTCAATCATAGATCAGTTCTAAACGTTCATCAGAGAgtccacacaggagagaaaccttatAAATGTGAGGAATGTGATAAGGGATTCAGTCGGAGTTCATATCTTCAAGCCCATCAGAGAGTacacactggagaaaaaccttaTAAATGTGAGGAATGTGGGAAGGGGTTCAGTCGAAATTCATACCTTCAAGGCCATCAgagagttcacactggagaaaaaccatACAAGTGTGAGGAGTGTGGGAAGGGCTTCAGTCGGAGTTCACACCTTCAAGGCCATCAGAGAGtccacactggagaaaaaccatTCAAATGTGAGGAGTGTGGGAAGGGGTTCAGTTGGAGCTTTAATCTTCAAATTCATCAGAGGGTTCACACAGGGGAAAAACCctataaatgtgaagaatgtggtaaaGGCTTCAGTAAGGCCTCAACACTTTTGGCCCATCAGAGGGTCCACACGGGAGAGAAGCCATACCAATGTGATGAGTGTGGTAAGAGTTTCAGTCAGAGATCATACCTTCAAAGTCATCAGAGTGTCCATTCTGGAGAAAGACCATATATATGTGAGGTATGTGGAAAGGGCTTCAGTCAGAGAGCATATCTTCAAGGTCATCAGAGAGTCCACACTAGAGTGAAACCGTATAAGTGTGAGATGTGTGGGAAGGGCTTTAGTCAGAGTTCACGCCTTGAAGCACATCGGAGGGTTCACACAGGAGGGAAACCATACAAATGTGAGGTGTGTACAAAGGGTTTCAGTGAGAGTTCACGCCTTCAAGCGCACCAAAGGGTTCATGCAGAAGGGAGACCCTATAAATGTGAACAGTGTGGTAAGGGTTTCAGTGGGTATTCAAGTCTTCAAGCCCATCACAGAGTCCACACTGGggagaaaccatacaaatgtgaGGTATGTGGAAAGGGCTTCAGTCAGAGATCAAATCTTCAGGCTCATCAGAGAgtccacacaggagagaaaccatacaaatgtgaTGCATGTGGTAAGGGTTTCCGTTGGAGCTCAGGTCTTCTGATTCATCAAAGAGTCCATAGTAGTGATAAATTCTATAGAAGCGAAGACTTTGGTAAGGACTACCCTTCATCAGAGAATCTACACAGAAATGaagattctgttttgttttga